One Citricoccus sp. K5 DNA window includes the following coding sequences:
- a CDS encoding ParA family protein, with product MDSSVADDIETPLARELAQENRRRDKLKGRRLPTPTETRIVTVSNQKGGVGKTTTTVNLSAALARAGMQVLVVDIDPQGNASTALAIPHNSDVDSVYDVLIDELPMADVVKPCPDVDGLVVAPATIDLAGAEIELVSLVAREQRLSRALNEYFTYREKQGLPRIDYVFIDCPPSLGLLTVNAFVAASEVLIPIQTEYYALEGLSQLLNNIQMIQKHLNSSLKVSTIILTMYDGRTNLATQVADEVREHFPAEVLNTVIPRNVRISEAPSFQQTVLTYDPQSTGALSYREAAVEIADRGHAAGI from the coding sequence GTGGACTCGTCCGTGGCGGATGACATCGAGACGCCCTTGGCGCGTGAGCTGGCCCAGGAGAACCGTCGACGGGACAAGCTGAAGGGCCGGAGATTGCCCACCCCGACTGAGACGCGCATCGTCACCGTGTCGAACCAGAAGGGCGGGGTCGGCAAGACCACGACGACGGTCAACCTCTCGGCAGCCCTGGCGCGTGCTGGCATGCAGGTCCTGGTCGTGGACATCGATCCCCAGGGGAACGCCTCCACCGCGCTGGCCATCCCCCACAACTCGGACGTGGACAGTGTCTACGACGTCCTCATCGACGAACTGCCCATGGCCGATGTGGTCAAGCCCTGCCCTGACGTGGATGGGCTGGTGGTGGCTCCGGCAACGATCGACCTGGCCGGAGCGGAGATCGAACTGGTCTCCCTCGTCGCCCGTGAACAACGCCTGTCTCGTGCGCTGAACGAGTACTTCACCTACCGGGAGAAGCAGGGTCTCCCTCGGATCGACTATGTCTTCATCGATTGTCCTCCGAGCCTCGGCCTCCTCACCGTCAACGCCTTCGTGGCCGCGAGCGAAGTTCTCATCCCCATTCAGACCGAGTACTACGCACTCGAGGGGCTCTCCCAGCTGCTGAACAACATTCAGATGATCCAGAAGCACCTGAATTCGTCGCTCAAGGTGTCCACGATTATCTTGACCATGTACGACGGGCGCACCAACTTGGCGACCCAGGTGGCTGACGAGGTGCGTGAGCATTTTCCGGCCGAGGTGTTGAATACCGTGATCCCGCGCAATGTGCGGATCTCCGAGGCTCCGAGCTTCCAGCAGACAGTGCTCACCTATGATCCTCAGTCCACCGGTGCCCTGTCCTACCGGGAGGCGGCTGTGGAGATCGCTGATCGTGGTCACGCGGCCGGCATCTGA